CCGCAGACGATGACCGTTCGTCGCAGGCCCGGGAAACGACGGCCCGTACCGTTCGCCTCCGGCCCGAGCTTCTGTGGTGCGTCCATGGTTTCGCCTCCAGCGTGTCCTGCTTCAACACCCTGGGGGCTCGAAACTGTTACCCGACTCCGCGGGCCCAATCGAAGTTCAGAGAGTCATTGCTGTTGCTTCTTAATCTATCAAAAGTTGGAGCCCGGCCCGGGAACACGAGTCTGTTCTTGAAACGAGCTTTGGATTGCGGCTTGAAGTCATTCACGTCATGATTCAAGCCATTGACATTGATGTCTTGGGAGGACGTCAGTATGCGCAGAACCGCTCTTCGTGCTGCTCTTGCCTTGACCGCCGTCGCCACCGCCGCGGGCCTCGCCGTCCCACCGGATGCCGCATCCGCCGCCCCCGCAACCAACTGGGAGACGGGCCTGACGTTCTACGGCGACGAGTTCATGACCCCCGTGGCGAACTTCCCCGCTCCCGACGGCGAGTGCACGCCGTTCCCGGCCACCGCCCACACTCTCGTCGGGTGGAGCAACGTCAACAACGTGATCGCGTACCGGACCGACGACTGCAGCGGACAGCCGATCGCGCTCGGCACGCTGAGGTCGTTCCAGCCAGGCGAATACGCGAGCTTCACCGCCTTCTGAGGTGTCACATGTCGTAGGAGTGGTCGGCGGAGAGGCAGAGGTGAAAGCGCCGCCTCCGCCCCCTCCCTGTGAGTCCTGCTACTTCGTGAGCCACGCGGCGAAGCGCTTGTCGAGGATGGGCGCCGCCTTGTCGACGGCATCCCACGTGTCGTCATCCAGCTTCGGCTCATCGTGACCGAAAGAGCCCGCGCGCTTGCCGAACGTCTTCTTGAGGTCCGCCGTAATCCAGAGGCCGTTCATGTTGTGGAACCAGCGCCACGCCATCTCCCGGAGCCCCGGCGCATCCCGGAGGTGGTCGTCCCAGAGGCCGCGAGGTAGCGCCTGCTTCACGAGCTCCGACCCCTGGGCCTTACGCTTCCCGATTGCGGCGAGCAGCTCGCGGTGCGCCGGGAACCGCGAGGGGTCGAGCAGGCCTCGGGTCGCGGCATAGCCGACGAAGAGCCCGGTCGTGACATCGGGATACTGTTCGAGCGCGCCCGCGCTCTTCACGCCGAGGGTGACGGTGATGGAATCCTCGAACGAGATCTCGAGATCCACGTGCCCCGAGCTGTCGAGCTCATAGACCCAGTATGCGACGGTGAGCTCATCCTCGTCCGCGAAGGCGGCCCGGCGGCCGGTGGGCGGGCCGAGCACCTTCTCGTGACCTCCGCCTCCGAGGTCGCCTTCCACGGCACGCCCAGAATCGTCTCGCCAATCCCAGACCTCACCCACGCGAAGGAGACGTAGGGGATGAACGTCTTGGAGGTCTTCGGGACCAGCGGAAAGGCATCGTTCAGGATGTTGTGCGAGAAGACGAGCTCGACGCCGTGCTTGGGCGCCTCGACGTTCACCGAGTCGTTGTTCTCGTTTGTGGACTGCGGCACCTTCTTGCCGAGCACCTCGGTCACATAGGTGATGACCTCGGGAGAATCCGCGCGCCGTCCGAGCACTGACGCCAGGCGCTGCGTCTTCGGGCCGAGCTTCTTCATCACCGCGGTCGGCGAGAACGTGGGGGCGGCAACCGCCTGCGCTGTCGCGGGGACCTGGGCGTCTCCATCGAGCCAGGCCGCGAAATCGAAGTCCTTCGCCTTCGGCGCCTTGACCTTGTTCTCCTTCAACCACGCAGCCAGCGCCTTTCGCCCGGACGCTCCTTCCTCGTCGTCGAGCTCGTCAATCCCCGTCTCGCCCTGGGACCACAGCGCCAGGAACTCCTCGAGGCTGTTCGCGACGGTCCGCGCCTCGCCCTCGGAGCCAAGCAACGCCACCGCGGCCGGAGCCTTGGCTCCGGTGTTCACGAGCGCGAGCAGCGAGCCATCCGGGAGGTGCAGGAACGCGAAGGCGTCGCGGCGGAGGCGGTCCGCCTTCTCCGGATTCCACTCCTTCGGAATGGCCTCGGCCGCCAGCGCATCGAACCAGCCCAGCTTTCCGTGGGTCTGCCTGGCGACCCAGGCGCCGACGTCCGCGAGCAGCGGTGGAACTTCGTGACCTTTGGGAGCTGCGGAGAGTTTCACTGTGTATTGGGTCATCCGGAGGGAGCTTGTCGGGGTCATCGGGAAATCTCCATGGGAACCTCCACGACCTGGCCCAGGTGGGCAATGCGCTGTTAATCTATGCTTGACAATGGGGTGCGGCCTCACCCGCACGACGCGCAGCGTGTCGCTGACGGATGCGGGCAGGCGGCTCGTGGAGGGCGCGGGTCCGGCACTGGGACAGGCGCTCGCCACCCTCACCGAGGTTTCCGCCCGGGCGGCTCGTGCGGGTGCTCGAGCCCTACGCGCCCACCGTCCCCGGCTTCTTCCTCTACTTCCCCAGCCGTGCGCAGCGCTCCACGCCACTGCGCCTCTTCGTCGAGGTTGCCAGGGAGCTGGCCGCCAGGACGGTGTGAAGTGTCGCCGAGGCGTTGAGCGAGAGCGTGACCAGGTCAGCGCTTCGGCTTGTAGCGCAGCCAGAGCAGGTCGCCCGTGCGCTTCTCGAAGGAGACCAGCTTCAGGTGGCGAGCGGGCCCCTTTCCCGCTCTCGCATCGAAGAGCGACGGGGTGCCGATGGCACCGTCCGCGATGGGCGCCACCAGCACGCTCAGCTCGTCGATGAGGTCCGCGGCCAGGAAGGAGCCATTGATCTTCCCTCCGCCCTCGAGGAGCAGCTTCTTGATGCCGAACTCCTTCCTGAGCTTCTCGAGCACCTTCTTCAGGTTCAAGTCCGTCTTGCCACCAAACAGGTAGGAGACGCCCTTGGATTGAAGGAAGGCCAGGTAGTCGTCCGAGACCTTCTCCGTGAGGACCGTAATCACGTGCTCCTCGTCGATGGAGCTCGACTTCCAGGTGAGCTTGCCGGAGGGGTCCAGCGCGATGGCATAGGACTCCGCATCGCGCCTCGCGATGAAGTCCGTCCTCGGAATCGGCTGTGACACCTTGCGCGCTGGAACCCTTGCCTTCCCGGCGTAGGGCTCCATCGAAATCCGGCCGATCATCCACGCATCGGCGTCGAAGGTCCGGGCCGTACGCTCGTACTCGGCATGGGCGCTGGGCGGGAGCTTCCAACTCCCGGTGACGATCCGCCCATCGACGGAGGG
This is a stretch of genomic DNA from Archangium violaceum. It encodes these proteins:
- a CDS encoding RibD family protein, which gives rise to MNGAKRPYVICHMVPSVDGRIVTGSWKLPPSAHAEYERTARTFDADAWMIGRISMEPYAGKARVPARKVSQPIPRTDFIARRDAESYAIALDPSGKLTWKSSSIDEEHVITVLTEKVSDDYLAFLQSKGVSYLFGGKTDLNLKKVLEKLRKEFGIKKLLLEGGGKINGSFLAADLIDELSVLVAPIADGAIGTPSLFDARAGKGPARHLKLVSFEKRTGDLLWLRYKPKR